ATTGCTCTTTCAATGCTTTAACTATTCAATTTTATTTTTTGTCCATTTTGCAATAATACCTTCATCAGTTTCTTCATCATCTGGATTCATTGAATATCTGAAACTTAAATTGGTATCTGACCCTAATCGTTCATATAAGCTGGGTCTATACAATCTCGTTTTATTGTCATTAAAAGGACTTCGTTTTCCCAGCTCACCATTTCCCTTTAAAGGATTTCTTCTAACTGAAAAACAATATTTTTTTCTGGGATCTTCTGAATCACTTTGACTTAATGAGAAACACATGGCTTCTTTTTGGTCTTCATTTTTCTTCTCACTAACTTCTGTCGGAATAAATCGAGCAAGAGTTTGGCTAAATTGAAATAAAACATCTCCCAAGTTACTACTGTATTCGATACCAAAATATTCTCTTATTGTTTTCGTGTCTGTATATAATTTTACCGAATTAGCATAGACAGCTAGCATATCTGAAAAATCGTTTTCCTTTAAAAATTCTAGTTTTAACAGAGCATATTCTGGAACTTTTTCCTCTTTTTCAAATAGCTTAACAAGTACAATATAATTTTGCTGTTTGTAACGAAAGTAAAAGGAATCTATCACCCAGCCTTTATCTTTCATGTCTAGTTTTAATAGTTTAAGATTTTCAAATACATTTACCATAATTTATACCTCTCCGTGCTATTTATTAATTTAATTATAACACGGATTGTTAAACTTACTGACAATATTCAAATACCCCATGAGAGGTAACTAGGTAATTACCCTCTATTTCCATATCACGTCCCAAAGATTGGTAGTCAATATAATTTTGTAAATTGGAAGGGACTTCACCAAGCTGTCCTGTTTCTTCCACGTAATAACGGGCGACATCTTCCATCGAATCACAATCACTATAACAATGAATATCCTCTTTGTTTTCCAGTAATTCTTCCAAGCTACTAAACCACATGCCTTGAATTTCTTTGAGTTCATTATAAATAGGTGTACCTTCGATTTCTTGAATGGCTTCACATAGACGGTTGATTTCACTAATCGGCGTGTATTCGTCCACATCAAAAGGAAGCTCAAAATCATGTATTGCATATTCTTCGTAGTCCTCATTTAAACCGATTCTTTCTGCCATTTCTTCCTCATCAATTGGTGGAGTAAACCATGCTCCGACTAATTCACCTTCATTATACCGTCCTAAATTTGCCACATAGACTTTCATTTCCAATTCTTATCACATCCTTTTTATAAAAATAGTCATAAAAAAAGTAGCAATCAGTTAATGACGCTACTTATCAAGGTATCCGCTAATATAATCTGTAACTGTACTTGAAATACCTATTATTAGTTTTGCTTCTCTCTTTCCAATAATATTTGTATTAGGGTGTGCAAGTGAATGCCTATTTCTTGCTTCATTAAGAGAGCTAATCATTCCATTTGATGACCTTATCGTTGTCTTCACTATATCAGCAAGTTCAGTAGGTTGAATTTCTTTTTCAATTAATTGTTGTATCCTACTATATAATTTAGATAGATTTTCGTCTCTAGGAACTGTAATTTCATATTTTTTTAGTATTTCAATTAAATATCCATGAAAAGCAGTGTGAACTCTGTCAAAGGCACGTTGATATTCACCATTACTCATAAAAGACTCAGCGTCTTCAATAGCTTGTGAAACCACATCACTAATTTTCAACTGACTAAAGTTAATTACTTCGTAATTCTCTGGAAGTGGTACTAAAATAGTATCCACTAATACATTATCACCTTGTTTATCATATATGGAGCTTGCTGTCTGGGTAATCAAATCTTTATGACTTTCAAAAAAGTCTAAATCATCAAAAGGAACTCTTATTTTAAGATATGTGCAAAGCGTATTCCAGCCCTTTTTATATCCTTTATAATAAGTAAAATCGTCAGTCTCATCTAAAGTTACCTCTGATATTTTCATTTTAGAAACAATCTCGTTACCTCCTTCATAATAATTTGAAGAGCTCTTTCTTTCTAATGTTTTAATTAAAAGAGATTTAAATTGATCATTTGTAAACATATTCATAAATCCTTTCATAACAAAATATATACTTCCTATTTTATCATGAAAAATATCTGTTAAGCACCAATGATTCGGTTAAATAAGTTTAATAACACATCTTTCACGCCAGCTGCATTGAACACAAGTCCGACGGCGATTAGAGCAATAATCAAGAAGCCAATGAGTTTTGAAAATTCTCGTTTAAAACCTAAAAACAGTCCAATGACAACAATCGCTAACAATACCAATGACTGTGCATTATCCAAGAACCAGTTGTACAAATTCTGCCCAAAATTCATGTGATTGTCCTCCTTTCCTTAAGATATTTTTCTCGATAATAGATATAGCTTTTTACACGCCTTAATAATTGAAAAGGGGTTAAATGCTCTCCATAGACGGTTACTCGATTGGTATAATTATTATAAAATCTCACCTTGTAAAAATCATAGGTATAGATGGTATCACCAGCTTGCCGTTTTCCCTCAATAATGAGAGACGTATATTTCCCTGTATTTTGTATATACGCTTGAAACTCAATGCCACACTGAAACCCTAACTTCTTTAATTCTTTTGTTAAAAGGCTCATGTAATCAAATCCTCCATGGCTAGATGTTGTTGTTCAATTAATTTCTCATGTTTTTCTGTCAGTTTGGCTTCCTGAATCATGGTGGAGATAATGGTTGTACCGTTGAGAACATCTAAAATGCTTGCGATTTTTAATGTAGGGGCGACTTGATGATGTAACCAGTTCAATGTTCGTTCAAAAGAATAAGGCTCTGGCTGTGTGGTTAGGCGTAATGCTCCACGATTTTTACCGATAAACCATTCCCAACGTTCATTAGTTTTCCAATCACTCCGACGTTTAGTGTCGTCTTTATCTGCAAAGCGGATATAGCGATTGATAATTTCAAAGGCTGTTTTTTCCGCCTGTTGATGTGCCAATAAATCTTTCATGGCTTGGGTGGCTCGGTCATTTTTTAACCGAATTTCAAACCGATTCTTTACTTCTGCGTCTTCTAAGGGAACATCATTTTTCACGTATTGCTCATAATCTTTCTCATATATACAGAAATAGACTTCACTTTTTAATGAGCCAATATAAAGTGTGTTTCCCATGTATGGTTTTTCATCACGGTGAACCAATTCACCACTGCGATAATTTTTAAAGCTTCGAAAGACGGAAATGCATTCTTCCTGTTTACATTTCTTTGCCAAATCTGGAATATTCAAAATCCCTGTTTTATCGTTGATAGCTAAATCCAAGCGTTTGAAAATACCTTTATGTTCCATGCAATCTTGAAAGAAATCATACCAGCTCCGATGTTGAGCCAATAGAAAGTTTTCAAATTGCCGACAGCCTTTTCCTTTCAGTTCTAATAAAACACCTTTACTTACATCATGAGAGACTAGGACAACAATATCACCGAAACGATAGTGTTCGGGATAAGAATAATAGCCAAAGTCTTCGTGTAGCATATAATCCATATTCAAACGTAAAACCTCACCGATAATTTGAGCCACATCATTGGTAGGGAATCGAATCCGTACATAGTCGAATAACATCTCCAATGGGTTATCGGGATTGAAGCGTTCCAAAGCGTTCAGTAAATCTTCTTTCACCTGTTGAGTAGGGACTGCCTTGCCTGTTTCAATATCCGATAGGTAAGGTCTGGTAATATGAGAAGCAACCGCCAGTTTATTTTGAGAAACGCCATAAGCCAGTCGCTTTTCTTTCAATTCCTTAATCCAAATTTTTTCGTTTTCCATTCGCAAACCTCCAATCTAAAAAAGATGTAAACTATGACCCTTGAGTTTACACCTTTCATATTTTCCGCAATCCTTTGTACCATCAACATTGGTTGATGAGAATTGCCTGTTTTCAGTTGTATTTGTGCCCCCCTGTTAGATAGAGGGGGCTAAAGGATTGGCGTGGCTAACGCCACACCAATCAAAGCAAGTCTGAACCTGTACCTTTCACTTCGTGCGGTACAGGCTCAGATTGCTTTTTTTGAATGACTTTTCCTATTTCTCCTAAGAAATCGTACCTTTTTGGTACAAGGGGTGTATAAAACTCACTAATCACACTTTTTCCTGTATCCACGTAACCTCTTCCCTTGATGGGTTTTAAGAAAAATTGTTTTTGTGTATCGCTTCCGAACATCATACCAAAGCCCATTTCAGACATACGACCCAAAGCCACACGGAAGTTAAAGTTGTCCCGAATCCCATCACTAAAATATTTTGCGTCTGGACGTTGACAGGCAAGAATTAAAAAGAAGCCTGCTTGTCGTCCTAACATTACAATTTGTTTGAGTTTATGAATAACGGTGGTACTTTCACGACCTAGCATATCCATCATTGCCACATATTCATCAAAAATAAGAAAATTGGCAGACAAACCAAGATAAGCATAATTTTCTCCTGTTTTATAGTTAGGGTGTTGTTTCATGGTTTCACTGCGATCAATCATATCTTCGTAAAATTGATTGATACATGCCAACATATCTTCTTTACGGTAATAGACATTATTCATGACCGCCCCTAAGTCTGCCAAATCAGCATTTTTAGGGTCAAGAATATAAAGCTTTGCATTTGTATGCAGGAGAGATTCAATCAATGTGAGAATAAAATAGGATTTTCCACTACCAGTGCCCCCAGCAATTAACATGTGAGGGAGAGAATCGAACTCCCAATAGACCGATTCCATCAATTTGACACGTCCATCTTGAGCTACCACGTCTTCAATGCCAATTCGATTGCCAATAGTATCATAAAGTAGGACATACTCTACATAAGAATCTTTCAACGTTTTTTCCACTAATTCACAATACAATCCTGTTTCTAGTTTGTTTTCTAGGTGCAAAAGCTGATCTTGATATTTCCCTAAGGTGATTTCTACATGAATATGGATTAGTCCATCTTTCATTCGATAATATATTTTAGGAAAATGGCGGATTCGTTGTTTGGTTTTCTTGCTGGGTAAATCTTTAAAGAATCCCTCTGATTGAGTTTCTTCGGCTTCATACCAATGATTTTCTAAAATCATACGAGCTAACTTTTGACGGTGCTCTAACTGTTTTATAGAATCTATACGATAGTGATAATAAAGCCAGCTGATAAGTCCGCATACAAAAAGAGCAGTGAGAATACTGCTCCAAAAGTATGGCGTATGAAGTTGATAGAAAAATGTATCTAACTGAACTGCTTGCCAGTTCACCGATTGTAACGCTCTCCAATGAAAAGGGAGTAGGACGACTAGAAAAACTACCAGCAATGAAATTAGTACAAAATGATAGACCAAGTGCTTATCGTTGGCTTTGATTCGCTCTCCTCTGTCATGAAGCAATGGCATAAAAATCCTCCTTTCCACCTATCAAAATAATTGTGTATTGTAGATACGAGCCTGTTTATCAAAAGTTGGTTGAGAAATGGCTTCATATTTCTGATAAGCGATTCGCTTTTCAAAGCGTAAATTTTTTTCTTTCGGATAATAATGACGTCGATAGAGAGTGTGTCCTAACAGTTTTTTCGCTTCTTTTGTCAACGGATAGAGATAGCGAAACATGCGTCCATTGATTTTCTCAATCCCTTTGTATTCGCAAAATGCCTGGGAAAGCCAATGCTTTTTCTCTACCTGTTCAAAGCGAGCATTTTCCTCTAATAAAAGGCGAGCACTTCGAGGGTGTATCTTTTCCCATGACTGCTTATCACGATAGACACTTGTCTTGAAATACCCGCAGTAAAAGAAGTTGGACGCTTGATAGACATAGCCACATTTTCCCTCAATTCCATCTGCCAGTGTATATAAAAAATGACAGTCCGTATGTTCTTTCAACCACTTAATTAGAGCTGAAAGAGCTTGACTGCCAAAATAATTGGTTTGATTCATTTCTGGAAGAAAACACATCTTTCCAATTTCTAAATAATCTGTGGTTTGAAGGGAACTGTCGGGAAAGAGTTTGCGTATGGTTTGTAGGGGTTGCGTACCCCAGCCTAATTCCACAACGCCTAATAATTTTTCTTCTGAAAAAATCCCTAGAAAGTATTTACACAATCTAGGGAGTATCTTTGAATAATGGTATTGCCGAATAAAAGAAATGGCTTCATCTTTCGGAATTTCTTTCAAAATCAATGGTGTGTTTGTCATAAGCAACACCTATTTTTCACTTTCGGACGCTTCTTTTTTATATTTCTGATGAGGTTTTGTCTGTCCTTTTAATACAAGATCGTCTGCTTTCACGTACCAATCAACGTCTGCCCCTCGAAAAGTAGCCGTCGCTACGGTATCTGCCACAGGATTGATTAATTCCACTTCTGCGTTGTAGTCAAATTCTTTCAAAGGAACAGAAGCGGGGATACTGACTTGTATCATGCGTCCTTGTCCTTTTGATTTTAAGTCATAGGTACGTTCTTTAATTTCTTCGGAAACCGTACCATCTTCATTCTGGATACGAACCTCACGACGCAAGGCGGAAAATTTCAATGTGCCAAATGTCTGGTCTTTTTCAATCACAATACCTTCTGCTAATCTCATATTTTTTCACCTTTCCTTTCTTATGCTTTCACCATATCGTCTGCGTGCATAATGTAATTGGTAAATCCTCGATTGCCAATTTTATAACCTTCTGCGGTAATATGTGGGTTGATGAGTTTGACTTTTTCGTCGGATTCAAAATGTTTCTCGCCAGCTTCGGAGGGAAGAATGACAACAATATCATCTGCTCGTTGAATCGTTGAGTATAAATTGTAACTACGAGAGAGAATGGTTGGTCTGCCATTTATTCGACGTTGTTCAATGTTCCCTTCACCAGCATATTCTAATTGTCCAAATGTTTTTTCCATATTGGGAATGACATATTTAAGTTCCATATTTTTACCTATCCTTTCTGTTTTTATGTTTGAATGAATCTTATTTGTGTGATGGTTTTAAAGGGGGGAGAGCGACCTTTTGATTCTTGATTTTTTATTTTCATAAGTTCACTTCCTTTCAAAATTGGGTAAAAAAATAGACGCTCCGTACTGAGCGTCCGATTCCTACTATATTTAAAACAACGACTACCTAGGTATTTTAAATATTATAATCAAATTCTATTTTATCTAATAATTGAGTGGGATAAAGCAAGTCTCCTTTACTCGTAAAATAACCCACCTCTGAGAAAAGAAATAAATTATTTTTTGCTCTTGAACAAATTACGTATAGTAGTTTTCTCGCTGAACTAATTCCTTTATCAGAAACATTAAAAATTTCATTCCAATGAGGAATTTTCCCGTTTAGAAGATTAATAGCGATAACAGTATCATACTCATTTCCTTTAACTTTATGTGCTGTAGTAAGTGTGATACCATCTCGAGATTTAAACATCTTCTTAAAACTAGATACACTACTAGATAATGAATTATTTTTTATCCGATCTTCTACTTCGTTAATAAAAAATAGACGGGTAATTTTTCTCGTCAATATTAAGATTAACAAATATATGTTTGGTAACAAATTTGTATAAATCAACACCGTTGTCGTCTCCACTATACATTCTTTTCACACTGTTTATTAGCTGTAATAAATCTAAGTCAATAAAATAATCTTTAACTTCTATTCCAAATTCATTTTTTAATATAATTAAAATATCGTTTGCAATTAGCTTTCTTCTTCGAACCTTTTCACCTGATTCAGTAAAGTACAAAATTGCTAACTTGAAAAATAAACTATGATTATTTACCTTAATTGGTGATATATTTATAGCATCAAAATTGCAATACGGTAATTCTTTCTTTAAATACTCACCCAGTGAAAACAGAGGATAGTGTTGAGGAGCAAGTACACAAATATCTTTTTCATGAATGCCGCTTTCAATCTTTTCCTTTATTATATTTTTTATTATGTTGGGTAAATCCTCCTTAGTAACTTTGCAATCATAACTTATAAAACCACGGTCGTTTTTATTATTCCCTCTGCTTTCAATCTCGTAAGGACAACTCTGAAAATTAGAGTAGAAGTCTACTAATCTCTGATTAGACCTGTAACAGCCATGTAGCGTCTTTGATTGAAAAGTGTGACTAGTTAGCATTTCTAGTTCTTCAACTGATTTAGCTATACCATCTAATGATCCATAAATTGCTTGGTCAATATCTCCAACAAACATTGACTGAATTTGAGGGTTGTTTTGAAGTAATTTAGCTATTACATTGTATTGTAATTCTCTAGTATCTTGAAATTCATCCACATAAATCGCCCTTATATTACTAGCAATATTACGTGCAACGTTACTGTTTACAGTTAAAATTTTATACGCTACTAGTAAAATCATATCAAAATCAATTTCTTTATTTTTTTCCAACATAGTGTGATACATTTCAGAAACTTGAGTATACTGAACTTCATTAATTTTAAAATCATGAGAAAGTGACAAATCAATTTTGTTCAGTTCATACGTTTTGAGATTTAAATTCAGCATATTATTAATTTGGCTGACGTAAGCTCTTTGAGTATAATCATCAATAATTGTAAATCCTTTTGATACTCTTGAGAGATTCATTTTAAAAGGATAAATAATAAATTCAAGACAAAACTGATGTATTGTCCCCACCCAAATATTAATATCATCATCTATACTAAGTAAACTTAGGCGTTCCTTAATTTCTTCAGCAGCTCTATTAGTGTATGTGATAGCAATTATTCTTTTTAGTGATCCATCGTGTTTAATTGCTTGGTAAGCAATTTTCCTTGTAAGTACCCTTGTTTTCCCACTCCCAGGACATGCATTTACATAAAGGTTATCTTCACTTTCCACAACATCTTTTTGTTCTAAATTTAAATCATTTACGATTTTTTCGAAGATATTTGTCATTTTGAAACCTCAGCATAAAGTATTTTTGTGTAATTTTCTATCTGATTGATTAGATACACAACATCCTCATCTTTACCAAAGTACTCTAATAAAGAAATTATTGCTATATTCAAATCAGCTGTATCACTTGTTTTTAAACTAGCTGATAAAGCTGACAATTCTGTAGTTTCCTCGTACAAGTCGATTGTATGGAGTAGAATT
The genomic region above belongs to Enterococcus saigonensis and contains:
- a CDS encoding abortive infection family protein, which gives rise to MFTNDQFKSLLIKTLERKSSSNYYEGGNEIVSKMKISEVTLDETDDFTYYKGYKKGWNTLCTYLKIRVPFDDLDFFESHKDLITQTASSIYDKQGDNVLVDTILVPLPENYEVINFSQLKISDVVSQAIEDAESFMSNGEYQRAFDRVHTAFHGYLIEILKKYEITVPRDENLSKLYSRIQQLIEKEIQPTELADIVKTTIRSSNGMISSLNEARNRHSLAHPNTNIIGKREAKLIIGISSTVTDYISGYLDK
- a CDS encoding antirestriction protein ArdA, coding for MKVYVANLGRYNEGELVGAWFTPPIDEEEMAERIGLNEDYEEYAIHDFELPFDVDEYTPISEINRLCEAIQEIEGTPIYNELKEIQGMWFSSLEELLENKEDIHCYSDCDSMEDVARYYVEETGQLGEVPSNLQNYIDYQSLGRDMEIEGNYLVTSHGVFEYCQ
- a CDS encoding DUF6037 family protein; this translates as MVNVFENLKLLKLDMKDKGWVIDSFYFRYKQQNYIVLVKLFEKEEKVPEYALLKLEFLKENDFSDMLAVYANSVKLYTDTKTIREYFGIEYSSNLGDVLFQFSQTLARFIPTEVSEKKNEDQKEAMCFSLSQSDSEDPRKKYCFSVRRNPLKGNGELGKRSPFNDNKTRLYRPSLYERLGSDTNLSFRYSMNPDDEETDEGIIAKWTKNKIE
- a CDS encoding YdcP family protein, producing MRLAEGIVIEKDQTFGTLKFSALRREVRIQNEDGTVSEEIKERTYDLKSKGQGRMIQVSIPASVPLKEFDYNAEVELINPVADTVATATFRGADVDWYVKADDLVLKGQTKPHQKYKKEASESEK
- a CDS encoding Mom family adenine methylcarbamoylation protein; translation: MTNTPLILKEIPKDEAISFIRQYHYSKILPRLCKYFLGIFSEEKLLGVVELGWGTQPLQTIRKLFPDSSLQTTDYLEIGKMCFLPEMNQTNYFGSQALSALIKWLKEHTDCHFLYTLADGIEGKCGYVYQASNFFYCGYFKTSVYRDKQSWEKIHPRSARLLLEENARFEQVEKKHWLSQAFCEYKGIEKINGRMFRYLYPLTKEAKKLLGHTLYRRHYYPKEKNLRFEKRIAYQKYEAISQPTFDKQARIYNTQLF
- a CDS encoding FtsK/SpoIIIE domain-containing protein, producing MPLLHDRGERIKANDKHLVYHFVLISLLVVFLVVLLPFHWRALQSVNWQAVQLDTFFYQLHTPYFWSSILTALFVCGLISWLYYHYRIDSIKQLEHRQKLARMILENHWYEAEETQSEGFFKDLPSKKTKQRIRHFPKIYYRMKDGLIHIHVEITLGKYQDQLLHLENKLETGLYCELVEKTLKDSYVEYVLLYDTIGNRIGIEDVVAQDGRVKLMESVYWEFDSLPHMLIAGGTGSGKSYFILTLIESLLHTNAKLYILDPKNADLADLGAVMNNVYYRKEDMLACINQFYEDMIDRSETMKQHPNYKTGENYAYLGLSANFLIFDEYVAMMDMLGRESTTVIHKLKQIVMLGRQAGFFLILACQRPDAKYFSDGIRDNFNFRVALGRMSEMGFGMMFGSDTQKQFFLKPIKGRGYVDTGKSVISEFYTPLVPKRYDFLGEIGKVIQKKQSEPVPHEVKGTGSDLL
- a CDS encoding YdcP family protein produces the protein MELKYVIPNMEKTFGQLEYAGEGNIEQRRINGRPTILSRSYNLYSTIQRADDIVVILPSEAGEKHFESDEKVKLINPHITAEGYKIGNRGFTNYIMHADDMVKA
- the mobT gene encoding MobT family relaxase, whose amino-acid sequence is MENEKIWIKELKEKRLAYGVSQNKLAVASHITRPYLSDIETGKAVPTQQVKEDLLNALERFNPDNPLEMLFDYVRIRFPTNDVAQIIGEVLRLNMDYMLHEDFGYYSYPEHYRFGDIVVLVSHDVSKGVLLELKGKGCRQFENFLLAQHRSWYDFFQDCMEHKGIFKRLDLAINDKTGILNIPDLAKKCKQEECISVFRSFKNYRSGELVHRDEKPYMGNTLYIGSLKSEVYFCIYEKDYEQYVKNDVPLEDAEVKNRFEIRLKNDRATQAMKDLLAHQQAEKTAFEIINRYIRFADKDDTKRRSDWKTNERWEWFIGKNRGALRLTTQPEPYSFERTLNWLHHQVAPTLKIASILDVLNGTTIISTMIQEAKLTEKHEKLIEQQHLAMEDLIT